In Acomys russatus chromosome 26, mAcoRus1.1, whole genome shotgun sequence, a genomic segment contains:
- the Ndrg4 gene encoding protein NDRG4 isoform X4: protein MPECWDGEHDIETPYGLLHVVIRGSPRGNRPAILTYHDVGLNHKLCFNTFFNYEDMQEITKHFVVCHVDAPGQQVGASQFPQGYQFPSMEQLAAMLPSVVQHFGFKYVIGIGVGAGAYVLAKFALIFPDLVEGLVLMNIDPNGKGWIDWAATKLSGLTSTLPDTVLSHLFSQEELVNNTELVQSYRQQISNVVNQANLQLFWNMYNSRRDLDINRPGTVPNAKTLRCPVMLVVGDNAPAEDGVVECNSKLDPTTTTFLKMADSGGLPQVTQPGKLTEAFKYFLQGMGYIAHLKDRRLSGGAVPSASMTRLARSRTASLTSASSVDGGRPQPCAHSESSEGVGQVNHTMEVSC from the exons ATGCCGGAGTGCTGGGATGGG GAACATGACATTGAGACGCCTTACGGCCTCCTGCATGTGGTGATCCGGGGTTCTCCCAGAGGGAACCGCCCGGCCATCCTCACCTACCATGATGTAGGTCTCAATC ACAAGCTGTGTTTTAACACCTTCTTCAACTATGAGGACATGCAAGAGATCACCAAACACTTCGTGGTGTGCCATGTGGATGCCCCTGGGCAGCAGGTGGGAGCGTCACAGTTCCCTCAGGG GTACCAGTTCCCCTCCATGGAGCAGCTGGCTGCCATGCTCCCGAGTGTGGTGCAGCACTTCGG GTTCAAGTACGTGATCGGCATTGGAGTGGGAGCCGGAGCCTACGTGCTGGCCAAGTTTGCG CTCATTTTCCCTGACTTGGTGGAGGGGCTGGTGTTGATGAACATTGACCCCAACGGCAAAGGCTGGATTGACTGGGCCGCCACCAAG ctCTCTGGCTTGACCAGCACGTTACCAGATACAGTACTCTCCCATCTCTTCAGCCAG GAGGAGCTGGTGAACAACACAGAGCTGGTGCAGAGCTACCGGCAACAGATCTCGAACGTGGTGAACCAGGCCAATCTGCAGCTCTTCTGGAACATGTACAACAG ccgcCGAGACCTTGACATTAACCGGCCCGGGACGGTGCCCAATGCCAAGACCCTTCG CTGCCCCGTGATGCTGGTAGTTGGAGATAATGCGCCTGCCGAGGACGGGGTG GTTGAGTGTAACTCCAAACTGGACCCAACCACCACGACCTTCCTGAAG ATGGCAGATTCTGGTGGTCTTCCTCAGGTGACACAG CCAGGGAAGCTGACTGAGGCCTTCAAATACTTCCTGCAAGGCATGGGCTACA TTGCACACTTGAAGGACCGAAGGCTGAGTGGAGGAGCAG TGCCCTCAGCCAGCATGACCCGCCTTGCGCGCTCACGCACCGCATCCCTCACCAGTGCCAGTTCTGTGGATGGTGGCCGCCCTCAGCCCTGTGCCCACTCAGAGAGCAGTGAGGGGGTGGGCCAGGTGAACCACACCATGGAGGTATCCTGCTGA
- the Ndrg4 gene encoding protein NDRG4 isoform X5 translates to MPECWDGEHDIETPYGLLHVVIRGSPRGNRPAILTYHDVGLNHKLCFNTFFNYEDMQEITKHFVVCHVDAPGQQVGASQFPQGYQFPSMEQLAAMLPSVVQHFGFKYVIGIGVGAGAYVLAKFALIFPDLVEGLVLMNIDPNGKGWIDWAATKLSGLTSTLPDTVLSHLFSQEELVNNTELVQSYRQQISNVVNQANLQLFWNMYNSRRDLDINRPGTVPNAKTLRCPVMLVVGDNAPAEDGVVECNSKLDPTTTTFLKMADSGGLPQVTQPGKLTEAFKYFLQGMGYMPSASMTRLARSRTASLTSASSVDGGRPQPCAHSESSEGVGQVNHTMEVSC, encoded by the exons ATGCCGGAGTGCTGGGATGGG GAACATGACATTGAGACGCCTTACGGCCTCCTGCATGTGGTGATCCGGGGTTCTCCCAGAGGGAACCGCCCGGCCATCCTCACCTACCATGATGTAGGTCTCAATC ACAAGCTGTGTTTTAACACCTTCTTCAACTATGAGGACATGCAAGAGATCACCAAACACTTCGTGGTGTGCCATGTGGATGCCCCTGGGCAGCAGGTGGGAGCGTCACAGTTCCCTCAGGG GTACCAGTTCCCCTCCATGGAGCAGCTGGCTGCCATGCTCCCGAGTGTGGTGCAGCACTTCGG GTTCAAGTACGTGATCGGCATTGGAGTGGGAGCCGGAGCCTACGTGCTGGCCAAGTTTGCG CTCATTTTCCCTGACTTGGTGGAGGGGCTGGTGTTGATGAACATTGACCCCAACGGCAAAGGCTGGATTGACTGGGCCGCCACCAAG ctCTCTGGCTTGACCAGCACGTTACCAGATACAGTACTCTCCCATCTCTTCAGCCAG GAGGAGCTGGTGAACAACACAGAGCTGGTGCAGAGCTACCGGCAACAGATCTCGAACGTGGTGAACCAGGCCAATCTGCAGCTCTTCTGGAACATGTACAACAG ccgcCGAGACCTTGACATTAACCGGCCCGGGACGGTGCCCAATGCCAAGACCCTTCG CTGCCCCGTGATGCTGGTAGTTGGAGATAATGCGCCTGCCGAGGACGGGGTG GTTGAGTGTAACTCCAAACTGGACCCAACCACCACGACCTTCCTGAAG ATGGCAGATTCTGGTGGTCTTCCTCAGGTGACACAG CCAGGGAAGCTGACTGAGGCCTTCAAATACTTCCTGCAAGGCATGGGCTACA TGCCCTCAGCCAGCATGACCCGCCTTGCGCGCTCACGCACCGCATCCCTCACCAGTGCCAGTTCTGTGGATGGTGGCCGCCCTCAGCCCTGTGCCCACTCAGAGAGCAGTGAGGGGGTGGGCCAGGTGAACCACACCATGGAGGTATCCTGCTGA
- the Ndrg4 gene encoding protein NDRG4 isoform X3, whose protein sequence is MAGLQELRFPEEKPLLRGQDVTELDNPDAFLSVVDTDWKEHDIETPYGLLHVVIRGSPRGNRPAILTYHDVGLNHKLCFNTFFNYEDMQEITKHFVVCHVDAPGQQVGASQFPQGYQFPSMEQLAAMLPSVVQHFGFKYVIGIGVGAGAYVLAKFALIFPDLVEGLVLMNIDPNGKGWIDWAATKLSGLTSTLPDTVLSHLFSQEELVNNTELVQSYRQQISNVVNQANLQLFWNMYNSRRDLDINRPGTVPNAKTLRCPVMLVVGDNAPAEDGVVECNSKLDPTTTTFLKMADSGGLPQVTQPGKLTEAFKYFLQGMGYIAHLKDRRLSGGAVPSASMTRLARSRTASLTSASSVDGGRPQPCAHSESSEGVGQVNHTMEVSC, encoded by the exons GAACATGACATTGAGACGCCTTACGGCCTCCTGCATGTGGTGATCCGGGGTTCTCCCAGAGGGAACCGCCCGGCCATCCTCACCTACCATGATGTAGGTCTCAATC ACAAGCTGTGTTTTAACACCTTCTTCAACTATGAGGACATGCAAGAGATCACCAAACACTTCGTGGTGTGCCATGTGGATGCCCCTGGGCAGCAGGTGGGAGCGTCACAGTTCCCTCAGGG GTACCAGTTCCCCTCCATGGAGCAGCTGGCTGCCATGCTCCCGAGTGTGGTGCAGCACTTCGG GTTCAAGTACGTGATCGGCATTGGAGTGGGAGCCGGAGCCTACGTGCTGGCCAAGTTTGCG CTCATTTTCCCTGACTTGGTGGAGGGGCTGGTGTTGATGAACATTGACCCCAACGGCAAAGGCTGGATTGACTGGGCCGCCACCAAG ctCTCTGGCTTGACCAGCACGTTACCAGATACAGTACTCTCCCATCTCTTCAGCCAG GAGGAGCTGGTGAACAACACAGAGCTGGTGCAGAGCTACCGGCAACAGATCTCGAACGTGGTGAACCAGGCCAATCTGCAGCTCTTCTGGAACATGTACAACAG ccgcCGAGACCTTGACATTAACCGGCCCGGGACGGTGCCCAATGCCAAGACCCTTCG CTGCCCCGTGATGCTGGTAGTTGGAGATAATGCGCCTGCCGAGGACGGGGTG GTTGAGTGTAACTCCAAACTGGACCCAACCACCACGACCTTCCTGAAG ATGGCAGATTCTGGTGGTCTTCCTCAGGTGACACAG CCAGGGAAGCTGACTGAGGCCTTCAAATACTTCCTGCAAGGCATGGGCTACA TTGCACACTTGAAGGACCGAAGGCTGAGTGGAGGAGCAG TGCCCTCAGCCAGCATGACCCGCCTTGCGCGCTCACGCACCGCATCCCTCACCAGTGCCAGTTCTGTGGATGGTGGCCGCCCTCAGCCCTGTGCCCACTCAGAGAGCAGTGAGGGGGTGGGCCAGGTGAACCACACCATGGAGGTATCCTGCTGA
- the Setd6 gene encoding N-lysine methyltransferase SETD6, with product MAAPTKRARLSGGSPLAASCRAPRVACAPLQLPGPGPEGNAVAGFLRWCAGVGLQLSPKVAVSRQGTVAGYGMVARENVQPGELLFAVPRSVLLSPHTCSISDLLERERGALQSLSGWVPLLLALLHELQAPASPWSPYIALWPELGRLEHPMFWPEEERLRLLKGTGVPEAVEKDLANIRSEYHSIVLPFMEAHSDLFSPTVRSLELYCQLVALVMAYSFQEPLEEDDDEEKEPNSPLMVPAADILNHIANHNANLEYSADYLRMVATQPIPKGHEIFNTYGQMANWQLIHMYGFAEAYPDNTNDTADIQMVTVRDAALQGTKVETERLLLCERWDFLCKLEMVGEEGAFVIGHEEVLTEEELVTTLKVLCMPSEEFRDYQKRAGQGEKEREEDSLAIVNIPKLQASWRRLLRDSVLLTLQTYATDLKTEQDLLSNKEVYAELSWREQQALQVRYGQKMILHRILELTSC from the exons ATGGCCGCCCCAACCAAGCGCGCGCGGTTAAGTGGTGGCTCGCCCCTCGCCGCGTCCTGTCGGGCCCCAAGGGTTGCCTGCGCGCCCCTGCAGCTCCCGGGGCCCGGGCCGGAGGGCAACGCGGTAGCCGGCTTCCTGCGCTGGTGCGCGGGAGTGGGGCTGCAGCTGAGTCCCAAGGTGGCTGTGAGCCGACAGGGCACGGTGGCCGGCTATGGCATGGTGGCGCGGGAGAACGTGCAGCCCGGGGAGCTGCTGTTCGCAGTGCCGCGGTCCGtgcttctgtctccccacacCTGCTCCATCAGCGACCTGCTGGAACGAG AGCGAGGCGCGCTGCAGAGTCTGTCGGGGTGGGTGCCGCTGCTGCTGGCGCTGCTCCACGAGCTGCAGGCTCCAGCCTCACCCTGGAGCCCTTACATCGCGCTCTGGCCCGAGCTGGGGCGTTTGGAGCATCCCATGTTTTG gccagaggaggagcgACTGCGCCTCCTAAAGGGTACAGGTGTCCCGGAGGCCGTGGAGAAGGATTTGGCGAACATCCGCAGCGAATACCATTCCATCGTCTTGCCCTTCATGGAGGCTCACTCGGATCTCTTCAGTCCCACCGTTCGCTCCTTGGAACTCTACTGCCAGCTTGTGGCTCTTGTGATGGCCTATAG CTTTCAAGAACCGCtggaggaagatgatgatgaagaaaaggAACCCAACTCCCCCTTGATGGTGCCTGCGGCAGACATACTAAACCACATAGCCAATCATAATGCCAATCTAGAGTACTCTGCA GATTATCTCCGGATGGTAGCCACTCAGCCCATTCCTAAAGGCCATGAAATCTTCAACACGTATGGGCAAATGGCTAACTGGCAACTGATTCATATGTATGGTTTTGCTGAGGCTTATCCTGACAACACAAATGACACAGCTGACATTCAGATGGTGACAGTCCGAGACGCTGCACTGCAGG GAACAAAGGTTGAAACTGAAAGGCTGCTCTTGTGTGAACGCTGGGACTTCTTGTGCAAACTGgagatggtaggggaagagggcgCCTTTGTGATTGGTCATGAGGAGGTGCTGACTGAAGAGGAGCTAGTCACCACACTCAAG GTACTGTGCATGCCTTCTGAGGAGTTTAGAGACTACCAAAAGCGGGCTGGacagggggagaaagaaagggaagaggacagCCTGGCAATTGTAAATATCCCCAAGCTCCAAGCGTCTTGGAGACGGCTTCTTCGAGACAGCGTTCTGTTGACCCTACAGACCTACGCCACAGACTTAAAAACTGAGCAAGATCTACTCAGTAATAAGGAGGTCTATGCTGAGCTCAGCTGGCGGGAACAGCAAGCCTTACAGGTCCGCTATGGTCAGAAGATGATCTTACATCGGATATTGGAACTCACAAGCTGTTAG